ATAATTTATATTACAGCTAGTAAAAATGAAGGCTGAATCGAATTATTCATTTTCTATCTTATTACTCACTACAAGCGACTAAATTATGACCTTCACACTTCACGAATAATAATGTACAAATAATAAACTCACCTTCGCTTAATCATTAACGACAATCACCTTAAAATTCTCTCTAAACGTCAGGTATCAAACTATTTTCCCCTGCATTACAATTAGCAATTGATTAATCTTCATACACAGTATGGCTATTTAATCTACCCTTAACCATGGATGCACACTAAATAAAGCAATTATTCTGAGGGAATTTAAATGACTAAAAATGATGTCAGCTACAAAAATGAACTACAACCTTGTATTATTTTATGCACGACAAACAGCCAAAGTAATGCGATAAAAATTGCTCAATTGTTATTAGATAAACACTTAGCAGCCTGCGTGTCACTGCTTCCTGAGCTAACGTCACTTTATCGATGGGAGGATGGGATAGCCCAAGACAAAGAAATTATGTTATTCATCAAATCTACCTACAAAAACCAATCTAAATTATTTGCGACAATCAAAGAAATTCACCCTTATGAAACACCTGAACTGATTTGTCTGGATTTAGATCAAGTAGATGGCAGCTATTTAGAATGGTTAATAAAATCGGTTAAGTGAACCTAGATAGTGAGCAAGCTCCCAATATTTTATCTTACCTAAGCACGAGTGTACTGGTCTGCTCTGGTAGGTAAAAAATAAATGTTATACAGATGTTCTCGTTTTCGATTTATTTGCCCTCTTTTATAGAGGGCTTTTTTCGTAAACTCATCAGATTTGGCGTGTTTCGGCTTCACCAGCAACATAATAATCCGCTTGGCTTGTGGGAAGAGGCGCCCGTCCACGGATTTTATCCGCTATTTTTTCTGCGATCATAATAGTTGTCGCATTCAAATTGCCTGTAATAATCAACGGCATAATCGATGCATCAATTACCCTTAAATTTTCAAGGCCATGCACTTTACCTGCACCATCAACAACCGCCATCTCATCATTTCCCATTTTACACGTCCCACAAGGGTGAAATGCGGTTTCTGCGCGCTCACGCACAAAAGCATCCAATTCCTCATCCGTTTGAACGTACTTACCAGGACTAATTTCTTCACCTCGATAAGGTGCTAATGCAGGCTGAGACATAATTTCACGCGTGATACGAATTGCTGCACGAAACTCCTCCCAATCCTGTTCACATGACATGTAATTAAACAAGATACTTGGATGTTGATAAGGATCCGTTGATTTTAACCTTACACGTCCACGACTAGGGGAGCGCATGGAGCCAACATGAGCTTGAAAACCATGTACGTTAACGGCATTACTGCCATTGTAGTTGATTGCGACTGGCAAGAAATGGAATTGAATATTTGGCCAAGCAAACTTTTTGCTCGTACGAATAAAACCGCCAGCTTCAAACTGATTACTCGCCCCTATACCAGTGCCTTTAAATAACCATTCTGCCCCAATACCGGGTTGGTTATACCATTTTAATGCAGGGTATAGCGATACGGGTTGCGTACATTCATATTGCAAATACATCTCCAAGTGATCCTGTAAATTTTCGCCAACACCAGGAAGCGAATGTACGATAGGGATATTGAACTGTTTTAGAACCTCTTCAGGCCCCACACCAGAACGCTGTAATATCTGTGGTGAAGCAATCGCACCAGCGCATAATAACACCTCTTTACGCGCCTTAACTTGAACCGCGTTTTTACTGTTTCCTTGATAAAAACGCACCCCCGTCGCTTTTTTCGACTCAAACTCAATCAAATCAGTGGTCGCATGGGTGATAATAGTTAAGTTTTTACGTGCCTTAGCCTGATCAAGATAGCCTCTCGCAGTACTAGAACGACGGCCTTTCGGGGTAACCGTTCTATCCATCGGGCCGAAACCCTCTTGTTGGTAACCATTAAGATCATCGGTTCTCGGATAACCCGCCTGTACACCAGCCTCAACCATCGCATGAAATAACACATTGTTACCTTGCTTTGGCGTCGTCACACTGACGGGGCCATCACCGCCATGATAGCTATTTTCACCGATATCTCGCGTTTCCGCTTTACGGAAATACGGTAAGCAATTGAGATAGTTCCAATCCTCTAACCCAGGCGCCTTAGCCCATTCATCGAAATCTAATGCATTACCACGGATATAACACATACCGTTGATTAACGAAGAGCCGCCTAACCCCTTGCCTCGGCCGCATTCCATACGGCGGTTATTCATGTGAGGTTCAGGCTCCGTTTCATAAGCCCAGTTATAACGGCGACCCTGTAACGGATATGCTAATGCCGCCGGCATTTGAGTGCGAAAATCGAACCTATAGTCCGGTCCTCCAGCTTCAAGGAGCAGCACAGTAACATCAGGATCTTCTGTCAGGCGAGTAGCGAGAACGTTACCGGCTGAACCAGCACCGATAATAATGTAATCATAGACCATTGTTATCTCCTCTGTTTCAGTCAAATTAAAAATAAGTGATTAAAATACGGATGAAAATTCCTCGAGCTCAACTTGAATGGATTTGATTTGAGTGTAATTTTGTAATGTGACTAAGCCATTTTCACGCCCAACCCCTGAGTGCTTGTAACCGCCAACAGGCATTTGAGCCGGTGATTCGCCCCATGTATTAACCCAACAAATACCCGCTTCCAATTGATGAATGACTCGGTGAGCACGTGATATATCACGGGTAACCACCCCTGCTGCTAGTCCATATAATGTATTATTCGCTCGCTCAATCACTTCATCTTCCGATTGATAACTGAGAATGCTCATCACAGGGCCAAAAATTTCCTCTTGGGCGATCCGCATATCATCTGTACAGTTGGTAAAGACAGTAGGCAATATGTAAGCTCCCTGAGCAAACTCATCTTCAATGAAACGTTCCCCCCCACACAGTAATGTAGCGCCTTGCTGTTTACCTATCTCAATGTAGCGCAAGACATTTTCCATATGAGAGAAACTGACAAGTGGTCCAAAATTGGTATCAGGATCAACCGGCGAACCAATTCGAATACGCCCTACACGTTGTTGGATTTTAGCTTCAAATTTCTGTTTTAATGCTTCAGGCACAAACACTCGCGTCCCATTAGTACAGACTTGCCCTGAGCTGTAAAAATTAGCCATCATGGCAATATCTGCGGCGATATCGAGATCGGCATCATCAAAAATGATCAAGGGTGATTTACCACCTAGCTCCATTGTCACTTCTTTAAGTGTCGAGCCAGATGCATTTGCCATGACTTTTTTGCCTGTCGCAACACCACCTGTAAACGAAACCTTAGCGATACCTGAATGTTCTGATAGCCATTGCCCAATTTCGGCGCCACCAGTAACAACATTAAATACGCCAGCGGGTAGGCCTGCTTCGGTATAAATTTCAGCTAATTTAAGTGCAGTTAATGAGGTGACCTCACTGGGTTTGAATACCATTGCATTACCAGCAGCTAAGGCGGGAGCCGATTTCCACAGAGCAATTTGAATAGGGTAATTCCATGCGCCAATCGCAGCAACAACCCCCAGTGGTTCACGGCGTGTATAAACGAATGAGCTATCACGCAAAGGTATCTGCTCCCCTTCTAAAGCGGGGATCAGACCTGCATAATACTCCAACACATCTGCACCTGTTACAATGTCGACATAACGGGTTTCTGATATCGGTTTACCTGTATCCAATGTTTCAAGTTGAGCGAGTTCTTCGTTACGTTCACGCAATAAATCAACGGCTCGACGCAAAATACGTGAACGTTCCATTGCCGTCATTGCCGCCCAAATTTTTTGCCCTTGATGAGCACTTTCCACCGCCCAATTAATATCTTCATGGCTAGCTGATTGTAAACGTGCGATCACTTCACCATTTGCTGGGTTAATTGCATCAAACTGCTCACACTCAGGTTGTGAACTATCCACATATCCACCGTGGATATAGAGTTTATGTAATTGGGATTGGTGCATAATATCTCCTTCAATTAAAGCTAAGGCTTAGCTCTGACCATGTCGTTCAAATTGCATATCGATGTATTCGTTGGTAATGGTTAATGCATCCTGTAGTGGAAATGTTTCGTTGCTTAACGCGCTACGTAACCAAATCCCATCAATCAACGCTGCTAGGCCTTTTGCAGCCATACGTGCCGATTGCTTATCCAGCACACGCGCAAACTCATAACTTAAGTTTGAATATAACCGTCTATCATTGACCTGTTGTAAGCGATTTAAATTGCGTTGATGCATACTGCTTGCCCAAAACGCTAACCATGTTTTCATTGCCGCTTCACTGATCTGTGAAGGATCAAAGTTACCTTCCACAATAGCTTGAATGCGTTGCTTAGGCTCGGCATGACTCAACATCCTTAAACGCATTGCAACAGCAAAACCGAGCTGGTACTGAATATGGCGCATTGTGGCCTCTAATAAACCATTTTTATCGCGGAAGTAATGGCTAATAATTCCTGTTGATACTCCCGCTTTGCGAGCAATTAATGCGATGCTAGCTTCCTGCATTCCAACCTCATTAATCACTTCAAGTGTGGCTTGAATTAGCTGCTGCTTACGTATCGATTGCATTCCTATCTTCGGCATGATCTCTAAACCTAAAAAATACAGTGAACACTATTATTAAACTTTTTTTTAATTGAACATTCAATCAATATTAACTATATTTTATCACAAAGATTTTACAAACGTAAGGAGAGGATAGCCGTGAAAATTTGAATCTTTGCTAAAAATTCAAACAGTTAGTAAAGAATGCAACTTTTAACTTTTAAACAAATAAAATTGTGGAACTGCCGATGACAACTCAAAACAGTCCAAAAAATCAGCAGAAAGACAAACTGAATTCTGTGGTTTTTTTCTATTCCGCTGGGTTAATCCTAGCGTTTTCATTTTTCACCATACTCATGACCGAAACCGCCAATCAATGGATCGTTGCCACGCTAGGCTGGGTATCCAAAACATTTGGTTGGTATTATTTATTAGCAGCAACCTTGTATATCGTGTTTGTGATTTTTATCGCCACCTCACGGTTTGGTAATATCAAGTTAGGGCCCGAGCAATCTAAGCCTGAATTCAGTGTGCTCAGTTGGTCTGCAATGTTATTTGCAGCAGGGATCGGTATTGACCTGATGTTCTTCTCTGTAGCAGAGCCTGTGACACAGTATATGCTACCGCCAACTGGCGAAGGGCAAACATTAGAAGCAGCCCGTCAGTCGATGGTGTGGACCCTATTCCACTATGGCCTGACGGGCTGGTCTATGTACGCATTGATGGGGATCGCTCTGGGGTATTTTAGTTATCGATATAATTTACCTTTAACCATTCGCTCCGCGCTATATCCTATATTTGGTAAACGAATTTACGGGCCAATTGGCCACACCGTCGATATTGCCGCCGTTATTGGTACCATCTTTGGAATTGCAACCACATTAGGCATCGGTGTTGTACAGCTTAACTATGGGTTGAAAGTCCTATTCGATATCCCACAGGGGCTGGCCGCTCAAGGTGGATTGATCCTACTTTCCGTTATTATGGCTGTAATTTCAGCAACTTCAGGGGTTAATAAAGGGATCCGCGTTTTATCTGAGCTAAATGTGTTACTGGCTTTTGGTTTGATCTTATTTATTCTCTTTGTTGGTGATACTGAATTCTTACTCAATGCCTTAGTACTGAATGTCGGCGACTATATTAACCGCTTTATGGGTATGACCCTTAACAGCTTCGCTTTTGATAGACCAACGGATTGGATGAATAGCTGGACGCTCTTTTTCTGGGCGTGGTGGGTTGCATGGTCACCATTTGTAGGGCTCTTTCTTGCACGTATTTCCCGCGGACGCACTATACGCCAATTCGTTATTGGCACCTTGATCATTCCATTTGTATTCACCCTGCTTTGGCTATCCATTTTTGGTAATAGCGCACTCTATGAAATCATTCATGGTAATAAAGCGCTCGCCGAAACCGTTCTTGCCGCTCCCGAGAAGGGCTTTTACTCACTACTTGAGCTTTACCCGGGTTTTGGCTTAACCGCTTCTGTCGCCACCATCACTGGCTTGTTATTTTACGTGACATCTGCTGACTCAGGCTCCTTAGTACTTGGTAATTTCACCTCTAATTTAAGCGATATTAACAATGATGCGCCAAACTGGTTGCGTATTTTTTGGTCAATCGCCATCGGTTTATTAACCCTTGGTATGTTGATGACCGATGGTGTTTCTGCTTTACAGAACACGACCGTGATCATGGGTTTACCATTTAGTTTTGTGATTTTCTTTATCATGGCGGGTCTATATAAGTCATTAAAAGTTGAAGATTTTAGACGTGTCAGTTCATTAACGACCAGCGCACCTGCGCCTTTATATGGCAATGGCAAATTAAACTGGAAACAGCGCCTTGGTCGAGTGATGAATTTCCCTGGAACCACTTATACCCAAAGGATGCTCGATCTTGTGTGCGTACCGGCCATGCAAGAAGTGGCAAAAGAGCTATCACTGCGGGGTGCAAAGGTTGAATTTAATAGCCTTCCACCGGTTGCAGATGAGCGATTAAACCATTTAGAGCTGGTTGTCGATTTAGTTGAAGAGCAAAACTTTATTTATCAAATTTGGCCTCAACGCTATTCAGTACCGGGTTTCACCTATCGAGCACGCTCAGGGAAATCACACTATTACCGATTAGAAACCTTTTTATGGGAAGGAACTCAAGGTAATGATTTAATGGACTTTACTAAAGAACAAGTGATCAGTGATATCTTAGATCAATATGAAAAACACCTTAACTTTATTCACTTAAGCCGTGAAGCCCCCGGTTCAACACTAACTTTCCCTGAAACTAACTAACCGTACTACCTAAAAAGGACTCGTTTGAGTCCTTTTTAGGCTTGCAACGGCCTGCACGTTTTTCCAATAAATTTCATGACAAGTCATTAATGTCTTCATCATTTAACCAATGAATATGGCGTAATTTTATCGTTAACGACCCAATGTAAGCAGGAAAAATTTCCGCTATTGAAAGAGAAATGATGATGAAAAAAACACTGTTTTCACCTTATTTTGATGTGACTGTTGATGCGATTTGGAATGATCCACTTTCCCCCAACGGTAAACCAAACCCTAAATATAGCCAAGCTGCGATCAGTAAAGGCGTTGATGGTGTTTACTTAGCTTTTTTAACTGCGGATGCGAATAATAATGCTGCATGGGGAGCATACTCAAGTATGCCTATCTCTTGGGCTAAACCATTTTGTGATGCCTTGATTGATGCCAATATCAAAGTGATAGTGTCCTTTGGAGGGGCTGCTAACTATGATATTTCAGTTAGACAAACCGTTGAGCAACTTATTGCCACCTACCAAGACGTGATTGATACGCTTGGCGCTTCACAACTGGACTTTGATTTCGAAAATGATTTATACGATGCCGATAAAGCTTTTAGCGCATTAGTCACCATCATGAAAAATAACCCTGATATCGTTTTAAGTCTCACATTACCGGTCATGCCATATGGCCTTGTTACAAAAGGGTTAGCCTTAGTACAAAAATCCGTTAATGCGGGTTTAAAAATGAAAGTTAATGGTATGGCAATGGATTATGGTCAAGGAACTGATAAAAATATGGGACAAGCAGCGGTTGATGTAGCAAGCAGTCTAAAAAACCAATTAAAAATTTACTACCCAACACTGACAGATACGGAGCTATATGATTTAGTACAAGTCACACCAATGATCGGCCTTAATGATGATAAATCTATATTTAACTTTGATGATATTAATACCCTAAGTAGTTTTGCAAAAACCAATGGAGTGAACTTAATTTCAATATGGAGTTTAACCCGCGATAGAGTTGGCGTTGGTGAATCAGCATCAGCGTCCTACTCAGGAAACTCAGCACAAACCAAGGATTTTGAATATACGGAACGCTTTGTCAATGCTCTTAAATAATCAATTTAAATGATGAGTTATGAAAACCTAAGGAAAGGCACTATCGCGCCTTTCCTTATTTCCTTGCTTGTTCAATCATCTGTTTGAGCTGTTCAGGATCATGCAGCCATGTAGGTTCACCAGTACATCCCTTGGTGACAACAGAGCGATGACAGAGATCATTATTCCAATTTCCCCAAGTATTACCTTGTTGCTGCTTTTCAGCCAGTAAATCTTCATAATGACGCTCCGCTTCAGGGATCTTCTTTTTAGGATCAAAAACGAAACGTTGTTGCTGTTTGACAGTATCAATACCTTGATAGTTTTCACTATATACGCGATCTGCGGGAGACTTTTCTTTGAAGGTATAATCCGTTGCCATACTTGGAACGGAAATAATAAACATGCTGAATATTAATAAGCTTTTAAACATAATCATATCTTGATAATAAAATTATCAAAAATTATAGATATGACGAATGAAATGGCGAGTTTTATCTTAAAAAAACTCGCATTAATGGACGATTTATCAACAGATGAATGATATTTTCATCAAATTTCAATCGATTGATTTTATTTGTTTTTTTATGACTAAACTGTTAACCACACAAAGTTTAATGGATAATAGCCTTCGAGGCTTTAAATCATTCAAAATACAGTGAGCCGGCAAATGAGCATACTCAACAACACCGCAACTATAATGGGTAATTATGATACCCCATCATCTCAGAAATATTACATCCCGCCACCTTTAATAAACTCACATAATCGTCTAGTTGTTGTTCATCAAAGCGAATAGTTGGGAAAGATATTGATAATCCTGCAATAACTTGCCCTAAACGATCATAAATAGGCACGGCAACACAACGTAACCCTAGCTCTTGTTCTTCTCTATCCTCTGCGTAACCTTGTTCTCGCACCATCGCTAATTCAACCGTTAGCTGATTTGCATTCAATAATGTCGTCTCTGTTTTTCTAACAAATTCAATCTGTTCTAATATTCCTTTGACAATCTCTTCATCTTGCCAAGCTAACAGCACTTTACCAATAGCGGTACAATACAAAGGATTACGTCGTCCAACTCGCGAATACATGCGTAAATTATAGCTAGAATCAATTTTATGAATATAAATAATCGCATTATCATCAAATGCACCAAGATGTAATGCCTCATGAGTTAATTGACCAATATGGCGCATTTCTTTATCAGCAATTTCAATTAAATCAACATACTCTAGCGATTTAGCACCTAATTCAAATAATTTAAGTGTCAGAGAATATTTATCCGCTTCCCCTTCTTGTACCACATATCCCAGTTGCTTCATGGTTTGTAAAAAGCGATAAGTTGTCGCTTTTGACATGAATAAGCGTTGGGAGAGTTCAGATACCCCGATCTCTTTTTGCTCTCCTAATGCGCTCAGGATACTGAATACTTTCACTACAGAAGATACCGCGTCTGTTTGCGTGACATTATCCGTCATTATTAACCATTCCTTATAGACTCAAAATAATTCAAGTTGCAGATAGGTGGCAATCACCGCCCTTTAACGAAAAGCTCCGCGACTTGAAGCACGACGAGTATATGCCATTTTATTGACTGCTACACAGCATAGAGAACCCCCTTATAAAAAACAAGAACAGCGATTCGATTTTTTTAAAACACTGTTTCATTTTTATTGAAGTTACCTAAAAAATGGGCTTTAATGACAACCATTCAATGATGATTTTTAGAATGACAATAAAATGCAGGTGGTAAACAAACATGGCTAAAACTCTACAAGTTGCCATTATCGGTGAATGCATGGTTGAGTTACAGAAATCAGGGGAATTATTTAAACAAACCTTTGGAGGGGATACGCTCAATACTGCACTCTACCTTGCTCGCCTCACCGCTTCTTTCGGTGTGATGACACGCTATTTAACTGGGCTTGGGCAAGATCCTTTTAGCCAGCAAATGTTAACCAGCTGGCAAAAAGAAGGCATCAATACCGATCACGTTGTTATCTCAGATAGACACCTGCCCGGCATGTATTTGATTCAAACCTCAGCAGATGGCGAGCGTCGTTTTTTCTACTGGCGCGATAATTCAGCAGCTAAATATTGGTTGAATGAACAAACCGCATCTGACACTCAGCAATTACTCAACCAACAACAATTCATCTACCTAAGCGGTGTTAGCTTAGCTATTTTACCTGAACCCACGCGCAATTTATTGTTTACTTTACTTGAGACGGCGCGCCAATCTGGTGCGGAAATTATCTTTGATAATAATTATCGTCCTGCATTATGGCCGTCTATTGAAGCTGCCCAAGCGGCTTATCAACATATGCTTGCGCTGACAGATATGGCTTTCTTGACCTTTGATGATGAGCAACTGCTATATGGCGATCAGCATGAAAATCAGTCTATTACTCGTGCTCAACAATATGGCGTCAATGAAATCATCATTAAACGAGGCGAAAAACCCTGCTATATCGTTATCGATAATCAACAACAAGAGATCCCTGCGGATCAAGTGAGCAATGTTGTTGATACCACTGCTGCGGGTGACTCTTTCAGTGCAGGCTATCTGGCTTGTCGCATTTTAGGAGGAACACCTGCCGAAGCTGCCAGTACAGGTCATCTTCTTGCTGGGACAGTGATCCAACATCGCGGTGCCATTATCCCTAACGATGCCATGCCCCAAATGACATTAAATCAATCCCAAAAGGCGTAATCATGAATCGATTAATTGAGAAATTAAAAAAAATCAGTGTTGTTCCCGTTATTACTATTAATAATGCACAGCATGGCGCAGCGCTTGCTAAAACATTAGTCGAAAATGGCTTACCTTGTGCTGAAGTGACGTTTCGTACCTCAGCGGCGGTTCAAGCGATTAAAAACATGCGTGCAGCTTACCCTGAAATCTTAATCGGTGCAGGAACCGTATTAACAACTCAGCAAGTCGATCAAGCTATTGAAGCTGGGGTTGATTTTATTGTGAGTCCAGGTTTTAACCCTAAAATCGTTGCTTACTGCCAACAAAAAAATGTCATTATCATTCCTGGTCTGAACAACCCGAGTCTTGTTGAACAAGCATTAGAATTTAATTTAACTACCGTTAAATTCTTCCCCGCAGAAGCTTCAGGCGGTGTTGCGATGTTAAAAGCATTAAGCGCGGTTTATCCAGTGAGCTTTATGCCTACTGGTGGGATCGGCCCTAAAAATATTAAAGATTATACTGCCTTACCATCTGTATTGGTTTGTGGTGGTTCATGGATGGTGCCTAATCACTTAATAGACAGTGAAAGCTGGGATGAGCTCGGTAAACTTATTGCTGAGGCTGCTAATTTATAACGATGATAATGGCTTTCTGCAAATGAAACCGTAGGAAGCCATTATTTGCCCCCAGTCTATTCAATCATCTCGTTTGCTATCGCTTTAATGACACATTAATCCATTCCATCAAAAATGATCTCTCTCAACAGGAAAAGTGAGCATTGCCCTATAGAATGAGTAAACCAATTAAGCTCTAAAGTCATTTGATCCGTTAACTATATCGGTGTAAAAGCGATTTAACTGGATATTAAATTATCTGCGGCAGATTGCCGCATTCTTGTTTATTCCGTGAGCGATTTTAAACGGCCGCGCAGTCGTTTTATTGCTTGGCTATGTAATTGACTAACACGCGACTCCCCCACTTCCAGTACAGCCCCAATCTCTTTTAAATTTAGCTCTTCTTGATAATAAAGGGTGAGTACCAATTTTTCGCGCTCGGGTAATTGTTCAATTGCTTCAATTACTTGTGAGCGTATATTGGCTTCCATTAATAGATTGAATGGATTTCCCCCCTCGTTTTCATCCATGGTGGGTTCACAACTTTCTCCGTGAATTTCATGCCACTCATCATAGGAAAATAGTTGGCTATTATTGGTATCAAGTAACGCTTGGCGGTATTCCACAATATCGATTTGCAATGCATCTGCAATTTCACTTTCTGTGGCTGTACGGCCTAAGGATTGCTCCAATTCCCCAATCGCTTTTGCCATTTCGCGTGCTTGGCGGCGTACACTGCGCGGCGCCCAGTCTCGGCTACGTAACTCATCGAGCATTGAACCACGGATACGCTGTACTGCATAAGTCGCAAATGACGCACCTTGCGTGACATCAAAACGCTCTAATGCATGCAATAAACCAATGCCGCCCGCTTGGATCAAGTCATCAATATCAACACTCGCAGGGAGTCTTACTTGCAGTTTAAGGGCCTCATGTCGTATTAGCGGATAATAACGCTCCCACAGGCTATTTTTATTAATTACACCTTCGGCAGTATATAAATCACTCACAACCGGCATCACCCTTTAAGACTTATACAAAGGTATTTATTATGCTAGTTGCTTAATAATTCAATCCGTAGAGTAATGGGGTAAATTGGCGCTATTTTACCTAACCCAAATAAAAACCGTATAAAGATCCACCTTCTTAATTACATTCTAAACAAGATAAAAAAGGCCAGAAATATCTGGCCTTCGGTAGAATAGAATAGAAAGGGAGTAAAAATTAACGCAACAGGCTCAGAACACCTTGTGGAACTTGGTTTGCTTGTGCCAGCACTGCAGTACCTGCTTGTTGCAGAATTTGACCGCGGCTCATGTTAGATACTTCGGTAGCAAAATCAGCATCTTCGATACGGCTACGTGCAGCACTCAGGTTGTTGACTGAGTTGTTCAGGTTGTTGATTGTTGATTGGAAACGGTTTTGGATCGCACCCAGTGAAGAACGCATACCGTCAACTGAATTGATTGCGTCATCGAGATCTTTCAGTTGTTGTTCTGCTTTCTCTGCTGCTTTTTCTTCAGCTGAGCCTTTTGCTAGAATTTCAACTTCAGCACCTGCTTTAAATTGAATAGTTTTCGCATTAGTCGCATCAGCAGGGTTAGTCACAACAGGTTCATCTGCTTTAAAGGTCACTGACTTATCTGCGCCTTTATCGTCTTTAACGGTTGCAGTTACATAATAATTACCGTCTTTATCTGTAAAAGCTTTAGTTACAGCAACATCTTTTTGTTCTTTACCTGCATAGTTAACAGTGACTTTTCCTAAGTCAGCTGCAACCTTACCATCTGAGTCTGCTGCTGCAATATCAGCAGCTTTTTTCTCTGTTAAATCACTTTCTCTAATAGCAGAAGACTCAGCTCCCACTTTAAAACCTTTAACATTTAACGTTGAGCTATCGACTTTTTTCAGATCAAAGCTGATTTTTTCTTTATCGTTAGTCCCCACTTGTACAGTCATAGTTGGCTTTTCGCCGCTCAGAACTTTAACACCGTTAAATTGAGTTTGTTCAGAAATACGGTCGATTTCTTTTAAACGTTGATCGACTTCTTCTTGAATCGATTTAATATCTGATTCAGAGTTAGAACCGGTTTTTGCTTGAACAGTCAGCTCACGAATACGTTGTAAGTTAGAGTTGAT
This portion of the Providencia manganoxydans genome encodes:
- the betA gene encoding choline dehydrogenase — its product is MVYDYIIIGAGSAGNVLATRLTEDPDVTVLLLEAGGPDYRFDFRTQMPAALAYPLQGRRYNWAYETEPEPHMNNRRMECGRGKGLGGSSLINGMCYIRGNALDFDEWAKAPGLEDWNYLNCLPYFRKAETRDIGENSYHGGDGPVSVTTPKQGNNVLFHAMVEAGVQAGYPRTDDLNGYQQEGFGPMDRTVTPKGRRSSTARGYLDQAKARKNLTIITHATTDLIEFESKKATGVRFYQGNSKNAVQVKARKEVLLCAGAIASPQILQRSGVGPEEVLKQFNIPIVHSLPGVGENLQDHLEMYLQYECTQPVSLYPALKWYNQPGIGAEWLFKGTGIGASNQFEAGGFIRTSKKFAWPNIQFHFLPVAINYNGSNAVNVHGFQAHVGSMRSPSRGRVRLKSTDPYQHPSILFNYMSCEQDWEEFRAAIRITREIMSQPALAPYRGEEISPGKYVQTDEELDAFVRERAETAFHPCGTCKMGNDEMAVVDGAGKVHGLENLRVIDASIMPLIITGNLNATTIMIAEKIADKIRGRAPLPTSQADYYVAGEAETRQI
- a CDS encoding choline transporter; translation: MTTQNSPKNQQKDKLNSVVFFYSAGLILAFSFFTILMTETANQWIVATLGWVSKTFGWYYLLAATLYIVFVIFIATSRFGNIKLGPEQSKPEFSVLSWSAMLFAAGIGIDLMFFSVAEPVTQYMLPPTGEGQTLEAARQSMVWTLFHYGLTGWSMYALMGIALGYFSYRYNLPLTIRSALYPIFGKRIYGPIGHTVDIAAVIGTIFGIATTLGIGVVQLNYGLKVLFDIPQGLAAQGGLILLSVIMAVISATSGVNKGIRVLSELNVLLAFGLILFILFVGDTEFLLNALVLNVGDYINRFMGMTLNSFAFDRPTDWMNSWTLFFWAWWVAWSPFVGLFLARISRGRTIRQFVIGTLIIPFVFTLLWLSIFGNSALYEIIHGNKALAETVLAAPEKGFYSLLELYPGFGLTASVATITGLLFYVTSADSGSLVLGNFTSNLSDINNDAPNWLRIFWSIAIGLLTLGMLMTDGVSALQNTTVIMGLPFSFVIFFIMAGLYKSLKVEDFRRVSSLTTSAPAPLYGNGKLNWKQRLGRVMNFPGTTYTQRMLDLVCVPAMQEVAKELSLRGAKVEFNSLPPVADERLNHLELVVDLVEEQNFIYQIWPQRYSVPGFTYRARSGKSHYYRLETFLWEGTQGNDLMDFTKEQVISDILDQYEKHLNFIHLSREAPGSTLTFPETN
- a CDS encoding chitinase, with translation MMKKTLFSPYFDVTVDAIWNDPLSPNGKPNPKYSQAAISKGVDGVYLAFLTADANNNAAWGAYSSMPISWAKPFCDALIDANIKVIVSFGGAANYDISVRQTVEQLIATYQDVIDTLGASQLDFDFENDLYDADKAFSALVTIMKNNPDIVLSLTLPVMPYGLVTKGLALVQKSVNAGLKMKVNGMAMDYGQGTDKNMGQAAVDVASSLKNQLKIYYPTLTDTELYDLVQVTPMIGLNDDKSIFNFDDINTLSSFAKTNGVNLISIWSLTRDRVGVGESASASYSGNSAQTKDFEYTERFVNALK
- the cutA gene encoding divalent-cation tolerance protein CutA codes for the protein MTKNDVSYKNELQPCIILCTTNSQSNAIKIAQLLLDKHLAACVSLLPELTSLYRWEDGIAQDKEIMLFIKSTYKNQSKLFATIKEIHPYETPELICLDLDQVDGSYLEWLIKSVK
- the betI gene encoding transcriptional regulator BetI, whose amino-acid sequence is MPKIGMQSIRKQQLIQATLEVINEVGMQEASIALIARKAGVSTGIISHYFRDKNGLLEATMRHIQYQLGFAVAMRLRMLSHAEPKQRIQAIVEGNFDPSQISEAAMKTWLAFWASSMHQRNLNRLQQVNDRRLYSNLSYEFARVLDKQSARMAAKGLAALIDGIWLRSALSNETFPLQDALTITNEYIDMQFERHGQS
- the betB gene encoding betaine-aldehyde dehydrogenase; amino-acid sequence: MHQSQLHKLYIHGGYVDSSQPECEQFDAINPANGEVIARLQSASHEDINWAVESAHQGQKIWAAMTAMERSRILRRAVDLLRERNEELAQLETLDTGKPISETRYVDIVTGADVLEYYAGLIPALEGEQIPLRDSSFVYTRREPLGVVAAIGAWNYPIQIALWKSAPALAAGNAMVFKPSEVTSLTALKLAEIYTEAGLPAGVFNVVTGGAEIGQWLSEHSGIAKVSFTGGVATGKKVMANASGSTLKEVTMELGGKSPLIIFDDADLDIAADIAMMANFYSSGQVCTNGTRVFVPEALKQKFEAKIQQRVGRIRIGSPVDPDTNFGPLVSFSHMENVLRYIEIGKQQGATLLCGGERFIEDEFAQGAYILPTVFTNCTDDMRIAQEEIFGPVMSILSYQSEDEVIERANNTLYGLAAGVVTRDISRAHRVIHQLEAGICWVNTWGESPAQMPVGGYKHSGVGRENGLVTLQNYTQIKSIQVELEEFSSVF